From a region of the Corallococcus coralloides DSM 2259 genome:
- a CDS encoding arsenate reductase family protein: MSDDILVLAYSGCDTCKKALKWLEARGVSYTTRAIVDQPPTVAELRQWIPQSGVSVRKWLNTSGQSYRALGKEKIDAASDTELLEWLAKDGKLVKRPVLVTKKAVTVGFKPEAYEALFPLHGS; encoded by the coding sequence ATGTCCGATGACATCCTCGTGCTGGCGTACTCCGGATGTGACACCTGCAAGAAGGCGCTGAAGTGGTTGGAGGCGCGAGGCGTCTCCTACACGACGCGCGCCATCGTGGACCAGCCGCCCACCGTGGCGGAGCTGCGCCAGTGGATTCCCCAAAGCGGCGTGTCCGTGCGCAAGTGGCTCAACACCAGCGGGCAGAGCTACCGCGCGCTCGGCAAGGAGAAGATAGACGCGGCCTCCGACACGGAGCTGCTGGAGTGGCTGGCGAAGGACGGGAAGCTGGTGAAGCGGCCGGTGCTCGTCACGAAGAAGGCCGTCACCGTGGGCTTCAAGCCGGAGGCCTACGAGGCGCTCTTCCCCCTTCACGGGTCTTGA
- a CDS encoding general secretion pathway protein GspE: MEIGTRRPLGEILLELGVVDKGQLRLGLVHHHEVHVPLGRALVSEGVCTEADVLRGLAIQFDVEAVDLDRHPLDRALTKLVPARIARQYGVVPLRLETREDKEVLHLAVPAPLSLDAVDDVRAVSGKARVEPHLASDGALSRALSALYGIRETAGAAQEPPRPAVPSPPLMLYGWPPVTAVLISRTLARNSIPSRVATPLDVLHTRDNDVVLAPLQAMEGLLAGEVHIEGALIVHGTSDDEGFERARKLGARGFLANPRDEELLLRAVRRLRPDAGSESSWPRHS, translated from the coding sequence ATGGAAATCGGAACCAGACGCCCGTTGGGGGAGATCCTCCTGGAACTGGGAGTGGTCGACAAAGGCCAGCTCCGCCTGGGGCTGGTGCACCACCACGAGGTCCATGTCCCGCTGGGCCGCGCCCTGGTGAGCGAGGGCGTGTGCACGGAGGCGGACGTCCTGCGCGGGCTGGCCATCCAGTTCGACGTGGAGGCCGTGGACCTGGACCGGCATCCGCTCGACCGTGCGCTGACCAAACTGGTGCCCGCGCGCATCGCCCGGCAGTACGGCGTCGTGCCGCTGCGGCTGGAGACGCGCGAGGACAAGGAGGTCCTGCACCTGGCCGTGCCCGCGCCGCTGTCGCTGGACGCGGTGGATGACGTGCGGGCCGTGTCCGGCAAGGCACGCGTGGAGCCGCACCTGGCCTCCGACGGCGCCCTGTCCCGCGCGCTCAGCGCCCTCTATGGCATCCGCGAGACGGCCGGGGCCGCGCAGGAACCACCCCGCCCCGCCGTGCCCAGCCCGCCGCTGATGCTCTACGGCTGGCCGCCCGTCACCGCGGTGCTCATCTCGCGCACGCTGGCGCGCAACAGCATCCCGTCGCGCGTCGCCACGCCGCTGGACGTGCTGCACACGCGCGACAACGACGTGGTGCTCGCCCCCCTCCAGGCCATGGAGGGGCTGCTCGCGGGGGAGGTCCACATCGAGGGCGCGCTCATCGTCCACGGGACGTCGGACGACGAGGGCTTCGAACGGGCGCGCAAGCTGGGGGCGCGCGGCTTCCTGGCCAACCCGCGCGACGAGGAGCTGCTCCTGCGCGCCGTGCGCAGGCTGCGTCCCGACGCGGGCAGCGAGAGCTCCTGGCCGCGCCACTCCTGA
- a CDS encoding DUF459 domain-containing protein, with protein sequence MSTRPLRALLFLAFLSTSAQAAADSAPGLNASPVLPTAPAQAAAPAPAPRRTVLLLGDSLIATGFGEYLQNQLSAHPRIRCERRAKSSTGLARPDFFDWLEVGQQEVQQHQPDVVVVILGGNDGQALHTRQGRATVAWGKPDWQGEYRQRLSDFVTAISAPGRKIVWLELPATGRQRFEQKLAVIRDLQREVIAARGDAVHLDTRPYFTDARGKALKQARVEGFRKPMRLRMTDGVHFTVAGGRYFANKVYPEVLGVLGLEHAEPEEQHTTRPAGAPVKPAMQALAPVAPAAPEAPTKP encoded by the coding sequence ATGTCGACCCGTCCTCTTCGCGCGCTCCTCTTCCTGGCGTTCCTGTCCACCTCGGCACAGGCCGCCGCGGACTCCGCCCCCGGGCTGAATGCCTCGCCCGTGCTGCCCACCGCTCCGGCCCAGGCCGCCGCTCCGGCGCCCGCGCCCCGCCGCACCGTGCTGTTGTTGGGTGACAGCCTCATCGCCACGGGCTTCGGGGAGTACCTCCAGAACCAGCTCTCCGCGCACCCTCGCATCCGGTGTGAGCGCCGCGCGAAGTCGTCCACGGGCCTCGCGCGCCCGGACTTCTTCGACTGGCTGGAGGTGGGCCAGCAGGAGGTGCAGCAGCACCAGCCGGACGTCGTGGTGGTCATCCTGGGCGGCAACGACGGGCAGGCCCTGCACACGCGGCAGGGGCGCGCCACCGTGGCCTGGGGCAAGCCGGACTGGCAGGGCGAATACCGCCAGCGGCTGTCGGACTTCGTCACGGCCATCTCCGCGCCGGGCCGCAAGATTGTCTGGCTGGAGCTGCCCGCCACGGGCCGCCAGCGCTTCGAGCAGAAGCTCGCGGTGATCCGCGACCTGCAGCGGGAGGTCATCGCCGCTCGCGGGGACGCCGTGCACCTGGACACGCGGCCCTACTTCACCGACGCGCGCGGCAAGGCGCTGAAGCAGGCCCGCGTGGAGGGCTTCCGCAAGCCCATGCGCCTGCGCATGACGGACGGCGTGCACTTCACCGTGGCCGGCGGGCGCTACTTCGCGAACAAGGTGTACCCGGAGGTGCTGGGCGTACTGGGCCTGGAGCACGCGGAGCCGGAGGAGCAGCACACCACGCGCCCCGCGGGCGCTCCGGTGAAGCCGGCGATGCAGGCCCTGGCACCGGTCGCCCCGGCGGCTCCGGAAGCTCCCACGAAGCCGTAG
- a CDS encoding lysylphosphatidylglycerol synthase transmembrane domain-containing protein → MEGTRAEPIPTLEEPLEVPAKRRRGWWIPGVLVLVALLAFILSRHNEEKQFLELLRQARPAWLLVAAACQVGTYLCVAGIWWMVLHRARIKTSLWSLARLSLMKLAFDQVIPTGGVGGSLLVGRGLRRQGANPGVAAGAVLLTVLCFYVAQALGVGVSLYFLWRRSELNDWIQWLVTGFGVVALIIPLGILWATRHREWKPGRFARRIPSLGTLLKAIAEVPPGMLLNPGLLARGVLLQLGVYVLDAATLGAMLQALGQEVPLSTVFVSFMVASMAETVSIIPGGVGTYEAASVGMLNLFGVPVEAALAGTLLLRGFTLWLPLLPGLYLLRHTFRRRPVAGGQAG, encoded by the coding sequence ATGGAGGGCACTCGCGCCGAACCCATCCCCACCCTGGAAGAGCCGCTGGAGGTGCCAGCGAAGCGCCGGCGGGGCTGGTGGATTCCAGGGGTGCTGGTGCTCGTCGCGCTCCTGGCGTTCATCCTCTCCCGGCACAACGAGGAGAAGCAGTTCCTGGAGCTGTTGAGGCAGGCCCGGCCCGCGTGGCTGCTGGTGGCCGCCGCGTGCCAGGTGGGCACGTACCTGTGCGTGGCGGGCATCTGGTGGATGGTCCTGCACCGGGCACGCATCAAGACCTCGCTCTGGTCGCTGGCGCGGCTGTCGCTGATGAAGCTCGCGTTCGACCAGGTGATTCCCACCGGCGGCGTGGGCGGGTCGCTGCTCGTGGGACGCGGGCTGCGCCGCCAGGGCGCGAACCCCGGCGTCGCCGCGGGCGCGGTGCTGCTCACGGTGCTGTGCTTCTACGTCGCGCAGGCGCTGGGCGTGGGCGTGAGCCTCTACTTCCTCTGGCGCAGGTCCGAGCTGAACGATTGGATCCAATGGCTCGTCACCGGCTTCGGCGTGGTGGCGTTGATCATCCCGCTGGGCATCCTCTGGGCCACGCGGCACCGCGAGTGGAAGCCGGGCCGCTTCGCCCGGCGCATCCCGTCCCTGGGCACCCTGCTCAAGGCCATCGCGGAGGTGCCGCCCGGCATGCTGCTCAACCCCGGCCTGCTCGCGCGCGGCGTCCTGCTGCAGCTGGGCGTCTACGTGCTGGACGCGGCCACGCTGGGCGCCATGCTCCAGGCCCTGGGCCAGGAGGTCCCCCTGAGCACCGTGTTCGTCAGCTTCATGGTGGCCTCCATGGCGGAGACGGTGTCCATCATCCCCGGGGGTGTAGGCACCTACGAGGCCGCGTCCGTGGGCATGCTCAACCTCTTCGGCGTCCCGGTGGAGGCGGCGCTCGCGGGCACGCTGCTCCTGCGCGGGTTCACGCTCTGGCTGCCCCTGCTTCCCGGCCTGTACCTGCTGCGCCACACCTTCCGCCGCCGCCCCGTGGCCGGTGGGCAGGCAGGCTGA
- a CDS encoding right-handed parallel beta-helix repeat-containing protein, with the protein MNRPATLHTVLSVLCLLGGGVGCSGEVEFAGEVPSGIVPDSGTPDRDDAGAPDRDAGMIDAGTADAGTSDAGTADAGTPDAGTADGGVVIPADGGTQVTGTLPARLTLAGSPYRVVGNAQYVVTIPKGQTTTVEPGVVIDFKGNPAVTEADVRDGAQDVMNHQNGRVELRVYGRILVQGTASAPVTFTSTNPYGWWGMNFFGDQSKGDGDPVFRHMVFEKVRKNDYNGDRDRTRGALWAYYPGSVTIEHSLFRDNESSGKCGALDLMFTDGSVVTDTVFENNRTRDIDRFATGDGATSGGGAMCVTHGRNSIVRGNTFRNNTLSAFRGSRANALQPRTYEVWPNGTNHYDLGGGGALHYFQPDHDLIENNVFENNAAVRGPGAALYLEDVPNAGVTLRGNTFTGNQAGAGGVIVCNRGSGDATELVLGAGNTFSGNTVNGAAAPQVTGDCAR; encoded by the coding sequence ATGAACCGCCCCGCCACGCTCCACACCGTCCTGTCCGTCCTCTGCCTGCTGGGAGGCGGGGTGGGGTGCTCGGGCGAAGTCGAATTCGCTGGAGAGGTGCCCTCGGGCATCGTGCCCGACAGCGGCACCCCGGACCGTGACGACGCGGGGGCCCCGGACCGCGACGCGGGCATGATTGACGCAGGTACTGCTGATGCCGGCACGTCCGACGCGGGCACGGCTGACGCCGGTACGCCGGACGCGGGCACCGCCGATGGAGGCGTGGTCATCCCAGCAGACGGCGGCACGCAGGTGACGGGCACGCTGCCCGCGCGCCTGACGCTGGCCGGCTCTCCGTACCGCGTCGTGGGCAACGCCCAGTACGTCGTCACCATCCCCAAGGGGCAGACGACGACGGTGGAGCCGGGCGTGGTCATCGACTTCAAGGGCAACCCCGCCGTGACGGAAGCGGACGTGCGCGACGGCGCGCAGGACGTGATGAACCACCAGAACGGCCGCGTGGAGCTGCGCGTGTACGGCCGCATCCTGGTGCAGGGCACCGCCAGCGCTCCGGTGACGTTCACCTCCACCAATCCCTACGGCTGGTGGGGCATGAACTTCTTCGGAGACCAGTCCAAGGGGGACGGCGACCCCGTCTTCCGGCACATGGTCTTCGAGAAGGTGCGCAAGAACGACTACAACGGCGACCGGGACCGCACGCGCGGCGCGCTGTGGGCCTACTACCCGGGGTCGGTCACCATCGAGCACTCGCTCTTCCGTGACAACGAGTCCTCCGGCAAGTGCGGCGCGCTGGACCTGATGTTCACCGACGGCTCGGTGGTGACGGACACCGTCTTCGAGAACAACCGCACCCGCGACATCGACCGGTTCGCCACCGGCGACGGGGCCACGTCCGGCGGCGGCGCGATGTGCGTCACCCACGGGCGCAACTCCATCGTGCGCGGCAACACCTTCCGGAACAACACGCTGTCCGCCTTCCGGGGCAGCCGGGCCAACGCGCTCCAGCCGCGCACCTACGAGGTGTGGCCCAATGGCACGAACCACTACGACCTGGGCGGCGGAGGAGCGCTGCACTACTTCCAGCCCGACCACGACCTCATCGAGAACAACGTCTTCGAGAACAACGCCGCCGTGCGAGGGCCCGGCGCGGCGCTCTACCTGGAGGACGTGCCCAACGCGGGCGTCACCCTGCGCGGCAACACCTTCACCGGCAATCAGGCCGGCGCCGGGGGCGTCATCGTCTGCAACCGGGGCAGCGGCGACGCCACCGAACTCGTGCTGGGCGCCGGCAACACCTTCAGCGGCAACACCGTCAACGGCGCGGCGGCCCCGCAGGTGACGGGCGACTGCGCCCGCTGA